The DNA window ccataacttgagttatagtGCTCTAATTGACAAGCCATTTGCGACCACGCGAAGCTCTTATCGATCTCTTCATTTCTATCTTAACAAAGCGGTAAGCAACTCGAATCTCAAACTCCAGTTTTCTGTTCTTTGAAAAATTCGAGTTGTGGCTTTGTTAGATTCAGATTTTCATGGTTTTGTTTATTTAAGGGTGATCTAGCATTGGAATATTATTGGTTTTTGCCCTAatgctaaattttttttttcattttcaaaggTTATCTAGCTTTCCAACATTCATTAAATGCCGTTTAAGAATACTATCTAGTGCTTAGGTCCAAATACTATTAAAGATGagttagagacttaaatagaTGAATTTCTGTATGAAAGGGGTTATGTTAATTAGGTTGAATCTTTCGAAATTGGATGGAATTGTAAACTGGTTTAGGATATGATGAAGGTCTCTTGCCTGGCAAGGACGATGGTGTAATCCCGCTTGTGCAGTGCATGAACCACTATGCTTTGTTTTTTGCCTGGCAAGGATGCTGGTGTAATCCCGCTTGCTCAGTGTGTAAACCATTATGCGGGGATGGTGGTTTTATCCCACCCGTGGTAAGGATGGAGATTTCATCCAAATCATGTCTTAATGAAATTGACAAATTAATGAAAGACTGGGGTTAATGAGTTAAATAACTTATGAAATTGCTAAAAGATATTAACAACGAATGATTATAGCCTGAATGGCTGGAGTGGCAAAGACGGTAGTGTTATTCCAGTTGCATATTGAATTGTGTTTAGCAAGGACGGCGGTGTTATCTTGCTTGCATATTATTGAATTGGGTTTAGCAAGGACGATGGTGTTATCCCACTTGCAGGTTGACTTGGTGGTTGTAACCCGAGTAAGGATGGTGGTGAAATACCGCTTGTTCGTGGTTCTCTCTCTATTTGTATAGAGTGTGGCGGACATTATATTCCAAGAGTATGGCGGGAACTATATCCTAAGAATGTGatgggcactatatcccaagagtgtggaaGTGAAACAAAGAGACAATGTCCGGGTTAGCTACTGGATGTATTGAATTCTGGCAGTTTAACTGACAtgtgagctcatggccagtaggacaggcatgccATACTGCATTTGTTTGCCATTGTTTGGAATTGCTTAATTGTCTTtagtttgcctaattgcttaTTCTGACTAGTTGTTATCTGTATTATTTTCCTAATTGTGCTTGACTTGTATTGCTTTACATGTGCTTGCTACTACTGAATTAGATATTGAACACTGATCAACTGTGATGTTGGAAAAAAGGATGCCGAGAATGAAGTAAAAAAAAGGATGAGATTAGAGGTTTATCATGTAGCTGAGAGTTAGTATATTACCCTGTTGGGATTTAGAGAGAATCTTAGGCTTGGATCTTGTCTGTTGGAGTTTTAGGATTGCCTAGAAAGTTCATGTGATTTTACATCATCTCTATTTGAAACTTTTACCCTGTTGGGAACCCTACTAGGAACCGGAAGGGTTCTCACCCGTTTCGgaaatttctatttttcatatACAGAACGTGATGCACCTCGCTAAGCGTGCAAGATGCTTTTTTGGAAGCGAAGATCAATTTTGGGAGTTGTATTTTGTACTTAGTTTATGTTCATATTCTCCACTTttgtattataaaaaaatttgcatcTTCCTCTTAGAGATTGGTTTTTggagaaaacaaaatttatatttatagttgTTAACTATTTTGGGGCTTTCTTTGGTTTTTTGTATCAAGCTTTCTACCTCTATCGTTTTTCGAGCGCGATGCAATTCTCATTTTTACCTATCTTTTCTTTCAAGACTCCTAGTTAAAATATCATTTGGATATATATCTATATGTATAGCGCCTCACCACCTTTGATTTATGACTATagcgtaaagctctgtgtggtagggtattacatattttatattggtGGCTGACTTTGGTACACATAGCATAAGCAATATTAGATGTACACAAAAAATCAGCTACAAAATTAATCacctatataaaatatatgttaaaatacaaaatatatattaaaaataaattaaataaaaaatatacaatgtatctattatttttgtcattaaTGCTTAATTATTATGATAAAGTAGtcaaaagatattaatatttcAAACAATCCttaattaatgaagaaagagaaaaatagaataacttctaatattttttattttaatcatgttagatgtacattaaaatcagtcactaatataaaatatatgatttaaaaatacacaaatacatcatgaataattttgatatacgaatagtatttttattttaatttatatatttaagatATACATAACTGATGATTCAATAATAAGTTTTACATCTAAAAGTAAGAATGACAAATATCATGCAACCAACAGGAAAAAAACACCATCGACTAACTTGAGTCAATCGAGTGGTTACTTCACTCGTCAACTTAGTCCAACATTGATAGTTTAAACTTGCCTTGTATATACAATAATCTATGGGTAtcttcttaaaaattattaagaaatgAATTTGTCACTCCtactttaataataaaaagaccTTAGggatgattttgattttcaccACAAATATTAGAgacgaaaaaaatacttaacccttataaatatattttgtagcattatatttttttaactatacaGTTTTATCCTTATTAGTCCTTAATTATAGTATCTTTGGTTTCAAACAATTCCAAATAGAGTTTGGCAACCTCAAGAACAAGGGAAACTAATCAGACCCAAGTTTTGATGGCTAATaacagaagaataaaaaatgagaaCCAAGCAGGGATGAAAAATTTGACCCATAATGGGCAAGGGTCAACTCCAAATTATGACATTATGAAGTTAGAGCCAAGTGACTATTGATGTTTCAAGTTACTCAACTCatatatattttgaaacatgacaaatgtttatattttgtttgaggCTAACAAGAACTCAAATTAGCTTCAATTTGTTTATGatatattacatttttttatgtttagtttGTCTAACTTAAATGAGCTggcttcaattttttttgttttgatgctTTGGCTTGATTTAGTTATCAAGCTTAAATTTGAGTGATTTGAAAATctcaattgaaattaaattttacaacaataattgtaaaaatgatctaaaaacaaaaagagaaaaaaactcttttctaaaaatttgtgtaattaatgtataatatttaattatatacctaaaatataaatttacaataaattataaatttcatattttattgatattatttaattttaatctactaaaaatataaaaaaaatttatacaattgttcaattaaattcatgtttagatgacattttaagtattttgtttaaaatttaattatttaaaatttcaatatataattagataattatttaaatttttttattatcagtaCAACATAGCAATTAAGAATGGTTTGCTAACAAGAAACTTGATTAATGTATATAAGATCTTAAATTTAAACATTCATGTTACTAATGTGCCAAAATTTTAATTGCAATTACAATCCCAATACTATTTTGTGCAACTACTTTAGAACATATTGAaaactattaatttttaataatttttttaacaataatacAATATGTACGCTAGAATAGCAGTCAACATTGTTAATCacttatattattaaaatataaagagtaaagtatcgtttttgtccccaatgtTTGGGGTAAGTCCCAAAATTGTCCTTAacatttaaatcgtcctatttaagtccctaacgttttaaaattgactcaatgttgtcctgccatTAGGGATCTGTTAATAGAGTTGACAGCAGGAcgaaattgagacgattttaaaacgttagcgacttaaataggacaaaaacgttggggacaaaaacgatatatagaattaaatttcaattttatcctttaataatatcaattttttacggtcataattattcaattattttttaatcacatctaaataaattacacttaattacattattttcattctaaataaatttaatttttttataatttttcttttaaaaattttactcatcatgaaatgtttgtaaaattactagaatcacattactttattgtatatgtatcatttttttcaCAAGTTTATGTACCAatcattttacaaatatttcataATGAGTAAACATCTTTAatagtaaaattattaaaaaataaattttctaaaaagtaacatgattaattataatttacttagatgtaattaaaaaataattgaataactatgtactgtaaaaaaatgatattattgaatgataaaattaaaatttatttttatgtatcatttttgtcctcaATAtattcgtcctatttaagttcttaatgttttaaaataatttcaattttgtcccgccgtcaattctgttaacagatCCCTAAcgacaggacaacattgagttaattttgaaatgttaggaagttaaataggacgatttaaacgttagggataacTTTGAGACTTACCCCAATCGTTGGAGATAAAAACCATActttattcaaatataaaatacccTAAATTTCATTAATATGGTGCAATAACTACAAAATACgttacatatattaattagtaTAAGTAGCTCATTAGTATTTGAAATTAGGtcataaaacatttttctttctctaatCACCGTTACTTAAATATAATtgcaatataatatttttttaaagagtgAGTTTATTACCAAAGTTATTTCCATTATAAATAGGGATGACAATATGTCTCCCCATTATAAATAGAGATGATAATAGATCTCTATGAAGTGGGGATTGCTCCATCACCCCATCTCCgtctattaaaaatttaaaacgcTCCTCGTTTTTGTCCTATTTTCGTCAGGGATTCCCATTTATTTCCCTCCATAAAGGAGGCGGATACCAGCAGGTATCATGGATAttaaactttaaatattttttaaaaaattaacacaatcataaaaaaattaatacgaTTCAACAAAATGTATGAAATTAAAACACAATCCAAATacattttcaattaggtccctatattttttttcttttaattgggtctCTGCACCAActtcttttttcaattaggtcctctTGACAGTAATTGGTTTTATTGTGTAGGGatccaatttaaaaaaatggtgcagggactcaaataaaagaaaaaaagtgtaaaaacccaattaaaaaaaattggtgcaaggactcaattaaaagaaaaaaatatagggacctaattaaaaatttcgcaaaactataggaaccaacagagtaattaaacctttttatAAAGTGTGTTTGTCACTGTTATATTTATAGCTGCATAGACAGTGATATCATTGTCAATTAGTAGTACACGTAATACTTCAATAGATGGTTAGCTTCCatttcttatttctataaatAGCGTTTGTCACTGCTATATATATAGCTGCATAGATAATGAAACATTGTCAATCAATAATACGCGTATTACTTCAATAGATGGTTAGCTttcatttcttttctcttataGAATTTTgtgttaattatataaatttaagcaATAAAAtcctcttttgtttttttcttttgttttaggtTAAAATGGAAAAGTCCTCTAAGAGAAAGATTGATGAAGTACGCACGCCTCCtgaaaatccatcatcaaagcCTTTGAGACCAAGGATAGTTGAATCATTTCCCCAACCATGGCATCCTTATTGGAACAAAGGCCCTGGCTTTGCAGGTTCAAGCAGCAGTAGCAGGGCACCTAATAACCCAACTCTCCAACTTTGCAATTTTGATAATGTTGTGAATTCAACTCATAACACAAGTGATGTTGGTGTGAATTCAATTCTTGTTGTTCAACAAGAAGAGAATGCTGATGAGAGTCTCAAAAAGTATATACTAATTGCAAATATAGTTGTCTAGATTTTTCTTTTGGATACCTTTTAGatcaatttataattataaaataatttaaaaaataaaagatagcaatataattaatatttcagttttatttacaaaagttgaaaattaaaaaaattaattcttcaATATTTTCACTATTTTCTCACAAAATCCTccaaacataaatttttttgaaaaataaaaacaaaaagcaaacaaCCTGgagatttcaaaaaaaaatcaagtacCATATATGCATAAAAAACTAGATTCTttcattctttattaaacttttttttttcatttttactaTGTGCAGATCGATCTCAAGTCGAGTTTTAGCACAGAAACCCAGAATCAAGAAAGAACTCTATGTAGTGATTTTGGAAGGAAAACTAAAAGTTTTAGAGGTAAAACATGAggttattattgttgtttttatatacatatatatcctgcacataattttttttaacaagttgttataattaagaaatttttgttctattttttaaaaagtacttCTCTTTTAAATAAAAGTGATTTGGATGTGTTTTTTTCCTCTATTATGACAATTTGGATTTTGAGATTTTGATATGCAGGATGAGATAGCTGATCTTATTCAAAAAATTGATGCCCTCAAAGATGAACATCCTTCATTGTTACTGGAGCAGAATAAACTAAAACTGCAAATGGCTATTAGTGAAAGAGGAAACACACTGCAAGAATGTAATCATtctatattctttattttttattagttgaaTAAGAGCCTAATATTTGAAATAAATGGATTATAtaaaaaacaattacaaattatataataacaTTCGGCTCATGGATTATCCTTTTAAAAAGagttctttaaaaaatatactatttaTCAGGCTCCATTAATTTGTATATCCACAATCCTATTTAtctatttcattttctttttttggcattattaatttaaatttggatTTTCAGTGGAGGTGGAGAAGAATAGAGTAGAAATGATGAAGTTAATCGAACTTCAAACAGAACAAGCAATGGAAAAACAAATAAGGTTGTTGAGTAATATTGGCACTAATGTTCAGCTTATGTACAAAGCAAACATGAATCCTTTTAACCAGCCACATTTTCTTTGCTCAAACTCAAATCAAGGTTAGAAATTTTGAACTTCAAATGCATATGCTACTTTCTCTTGTTTGGTTGGAttgaaatattattatttctatgttattaattaaattttatgtatattaatttttgttattaattaaattttatatatattaattttaaattttatatgatgcaagatatttaaaaaagattgtAAACCAAATTCTTACCATTttcattatataaattattatataataaataaaaattatactagATGTACACAAAAAATCAGCTATTAAATTAATCACTTATACaaaatatatgttgaaatacaaaatacatattaaaaataaattaaataacaaatatCAATGTATCTATTATTTTTGCTCATTAATGCTTAATTATTATGATAGAATAGTCAAAAGTTATTAATATTACAATTAATTCttaaatgaagaaagagaaaaatagaataacttttaatatttttaattataaccaTGTTAGATAtgcactaaaatcagccactaatataaaatatattttagaatatacaatacatattgaaaatgagttaaaaatacacaaatacgtaatagttgattttgatttacaaatagtatttttattttaatttatatatttaagatATACATAATTGATGATTCAATAATAAGTTTTACATCTAAAAATAAGAATGACAAATATCATGCAACTAATGGGAAAAAAATCATCTACTAACTTGAGTCGATCGAGTGATTACTTCACTCGTCAACTTAATCAAATGTTGGTAGTTTGAACTCGCCTTGTATATGCAATAATTCATTAGTATCTCTTAATAATTATTAAGAAATGAATTTACCAATCCTATTTTAATAAAGACCTTAgggattattttgattttcacccCAAATCATAAAGGCGAAAAAGATATTTATCccttattaatatattttgcaCCATCATATTTGTTTTTCTATATATAGTTTTATCCTTACTAGTCCTTGACTATAGTATATTTGGTTTCAAACAGTTCCAAATGGAGTAGTGGCGACCTCAAGAACAAGGAAAATTAATATAGACCTACAACCAGAGAATGTGACGCAAGTTTTGATGGCTAATAACAGAAGAGTAAGAAATGAGAATCAGGTAGGGATGGAAAATTTGACTGAAAATGGACAAGGGTCAACTCCAAATTATGACATTGTGAAGTTAGAGCCAAGTGACTATTGATGTTTTAAATTACTCAACTTACATTTTGCAACATGAcaaacttttatattttgtgaGAGGCTAACAAGAACGAACTCAAATTAGCTTCAATTGttagattatattttttatgtttagtttGTCAAACTTAAATAGGCTGgcttcaattttttgttttgatactTTGGCTTGGTTTAGTTATCAAACTTAAATTTGAGTGATATGAAAATCGCAATTGGAATTAAATTTTAGAACAGCAATTGTAAGGATAATCTAAAAGgcagaaagagaaaaaaaaacttgtttttaaaaatccatagttaatatataatgtttaatgatatatctaaaatataaatttacaataaattattaatttcatattttattgatattgtttaattttgatgtattaaaaatacataaaattttatacgatcatttaattaaattcatatgTTTAGatgatattttagttattttatttaaaaattaatttttttgtcaatataataatatataattaaataattatataaaatatttttatactttcaGTACAACATAGCCATGACAAATGGTTTGCTATAACAAGAGACTTAATTAATGTATATTGTACATAAGATCCTAAATTTAAACATCTGTGTTACTAAAttgcaaaaaaatttaaaaaatattgatgtttaatatttgtttcaacaataatacaaTGTGTATGCTAGAATAGCAGTTAATATTATTAACCacttatattattaaaatacaaaatgtcGTAAATTTCACTAATATAGggcaaaaaatacaaaacatgtTATGTATATTAATTAGTATAAGTAGCTCAGTAGTATATGAAATTAGGTCATgaaacatttttctttctctaatCACCATAACTTAAATATAATtgcaatataatatttttgtaaaagagTGAATGTATTACTAAAACTGTTTCCATTATAAATAGGAATGACAATATGTCTCTATGAAATGGAGATCTCTCCATCACCATATCCTCGTCTAATAAAATGCTTCTCATTCTCGTCCTATTTCCAACACGTATTCTCATTTATTTCTCTTCATGGAGGACGCAGATACCAATAGGTAACTATGAATATTaagctttaattttttataaaaaaaatttaacacaatCATAATGAAATTCAATACAATCCAACTAAatgcattaaattaaaatacaatccaaatacaaattcaaaataattaacatatatataaaaactctaacatacaaattaaaataagatgaaaTAGAAAATTTTTCAACAAATACTAGGGATGGATTAGGATTATATATACAGGCATTTAGGTAAATTCTCTCTTGCAGAAATTTTGCGGGTCCCCACAGGACAGATACCTCAATTCCATCTCCATTTATTCACTGGAACTGATCTCCGTCTCCGTGGGAATTTCGTGGGTCCCTGTTAGTTCTTCCGTCATGGATATTCTCTATGGGTACCCCCTATTATGGGTTTTTTTTGTCATTCCAAATTATGAAGAGACAAATAAATATCACCCTTAAATATATCACACACCGATATCACTATTGCGAATCACTAGTGCATTGAATTTACATTTtacatttaataaatttaaaacaatataTTCACTATATTTACTACGTAATGACAGTGACAATGCTATACTAAATTCAAGAAATTTATTCTTTCAAATCATTATATTCAATTTACCATGTCAAATTAGAATTGAAGGTTGTACATCACACATATTTAATCCTAGTATTTCTATAAAGCACGTTATAGCAACATAGACAGTGATAACATTGTCAATCAGTAGGACGTATAATACCTCAATAGATAGTTAGTATCAATTTTTTCTCTTATAGAATTTTGTGTTacttatataaattcaatattATTACTTCATAAAGCACATTTGTCTAAGCTATATATATAACTTAGACATTGATAACATTATCAACCAATTGTACGCGTAATACCTCAATAGATATTtagcttctatttattttttcttatataattttgtattatttatgtaaatttaaTACTATTACTTCTATAAAGCATGTTTGTCGCCACTATATAGATAACTGCATAGACAGTGatagcactacaagaaaatagaatatttgtaacaaaaaatttgtatcaaattttaaattattacaaaaatagtattttgtaataataattagtgattgttacaaaagaataatgttttgtaacaacattacatgttgttacaaaatatgataatattttgtaacaacctgttttattttgttacaaattatgttagTTTTTGTAACGAGATGgtgttttgttacaaaatattgatattttgtaacaaaaaataagttgcaaaaattcaaaatattttgtaacatttttttttttgtttcaaaaactccaattgttttgtaacaaaaaattaatttgtcacaaaattcaatattgtttgtaacaagttaattatttgtcacaaaatataagtatattctataaaaattttattttcaaaatgttaaacactttaagagtaaaaaaaattgtgtatatatttttttcaaaataattttttttcaaaaattaaaattttttacatagtatatgtaacaaaattttatgatagaaaaaaatagattgtcacacaaaatattttgaagatcaaaatttgttaccacttttgtaacgacttctggttttttgtatcagaaacatttgttacaaaatatcactttgaattgtaacagttccattttttgttacaaaaactttttgtaacgggACATACTGCAACAGCCtgtattttgttacaaaatttttttgtttcaaaattttaattttttgtaacaatttttttgttacaaatattgctttttcttgtagttAGCATTGTCAATTAGTAGTATGCGTAATACCTAAATAGACAGTTAGCTTCCATTTCTTTTCTCTAATAGAATTTTGTGTtacttatataaaattaatactaTTACTTCTACAAAGCATGTTTACTgccactatatatatataactgcATAGACAATGATAGCATTGTCAATAAGTAGTATGTGTAACACCTCAATAGATATTTagcttccattttctttctcttataGAAAATTGTGTTACTTATATAAATTACTATTACTTCTATAAAGCGCATTTATCAC is part of the Arachis duranensis cultivar V14167 chromosome 1, aradu.V14167.gnm2.J7QH, whole genome shotgun sequence genome and encodes:
- the LOC110277984 gene encoding uncharacterized protein LOC110277984 isoform X2; the encoded protein is MVKMEKSSKRKIDEVRTPPENPSSKPLRPRIVESFPQPWHPYWNKGPGFAGSSSSSRAPNNPTLQLCNFDNVVNSTHNTSDVGVNSILVVQQEENADESLKKSISSRVLAQKPRIKKELYVVILEGKLKVLEDEIADLIQKIDALKDEHPSLLLEQNKLKLQMAISERGNTLQELEVEKNRVEMMKLIELQTEQAMEKQIRLLSNIGTNVQLMYKANMNPFNQPHFLCSNSNQVPNGVVATSRTRKINIDLQPENVTQVLMANNRRVRNENQVGMENLTENGQGSTPNYDIVKLEPSDY